The proteins below are encoded in one region of Aspergillus nidulans FGSC A4 chromosome III:
- the trm61 gene encoding tRNA 1-methyladenosine methyltransferase subunit GCD14 (transcript_id=CADANIAT00006263), whose translation MPSPFLSPSAHSQLDQLALLHLRRDNTIPAILRLHDEENLGYKEGNVTNTRFGSFPHSTLFDKPWGSQIIASKVDTGSRGRAQLKKRKANQLDSASGTGGDEDGTESSKLTREAPVAAASGFLHILCPTPELWTASLPHRTQVVYTPDYSYVLHRLGVRPGSTLIEAGAGSGSFTHAAVRAVFNGYPDITPPPTKRRRRLGKVCSFEFHAQRAGKIRDEIHDHGLDGLVEVTHRDVYQDGFLLNDPDGKPSTSPKANAIFLDLPAPWLALKHLVRNSPSGAESPLDPNTPVHICTFSPCMEQVQRTISALRQNGWLHISMVELQHRRIEVKREKTGLEFEGVRGANVFPRNIDDAVQKMRVVEQRSIRFRDVVGQVEQDQDQQDESTAQRRQSQTQTPSELPTFIPPTHYKDIPPYAQGRLVHRSEPDLKTHTSYLVFAVLPREWSEEDERKCVEKWPSQTVDEEAAQPAKAKSRRQMKKEAKAAAGGVNKAEEANRYENEG comes from the coding sequence ATGCCTTCTCCGTTCCTATCTCCAAGCGCCCATTCCCAGCTGGACCAgctcgccctcctccatctccgcCGCGACAATACCATCCCGGCCATCCTCCGACTTCATGATGAGGAAAACCTAGGCTACAAAGAAGGGAACGTGACAAACACACGATTCGGCTCGTTTCCGCACAGCACCCTTTTTGACAAACCATGGGGCTCCCAAATTATAGCTTCCAAAGTCGACACTGGCTCCCGCGGCCGCGCCCAACTCAAGAAGCGCAAAGCAAACCAGCTTGATTCCGCCAGCGGCACTggcggcgatgaagatggcACTGAAAGCAGCAAGCTAACACGCGAGGCGCCCGTCGCTGCAGCAAGCGGCTTCCTCCACATCCTCTGCCCAACCCCCGAACTCTGGACGGCGTCTCTTCCCCACCGCACGCAAGTTGTCTATACCCCCGACTACAGCTACGTCCTGCACCGGCTCGGCGTGCGGCCAGGCTCCACGCTCATCGAAGCCGGCGCTGGAAGTGGTTCTTTCACACACGCCGCTGTCCGCGCCGTCTTCAACGGATACCCGGACATTACACCACCACCGACaaagcgccgccgccgtctAGGCAAAGTATGCAGCTTTGAGTTCCACGCGCAACGTGCGGGAAAGATTCGCGACGAGATCCACGACCACGGTCTTGACGGCCTCGTTGAAGTAACCCACCGCGACGTCTACCAAGACGGATTCCTCCTCAATGACCCTGACGGCAAACCATCCACATCCCCTAAGGCAAACGCTATTTTCCTCGACCTGCCCGCCCCCTGGCTCGCGCTCAAACATCTCGTCCGTAACTCGCCGTCTGGCGCCGAATCACCCCTTGACCCAAATACGCCTGTCCATATCTGCACGTTTTCTCCATGCATGGAACAAGTTCAACGAACTATCAGCGCGCTGCGCCAGAACGGCTGGCTGCATATTTCAATGGTTGAGCTGCAGCACCGCCGGATAGAGGTGAAGCGCGAGAAGACGGGGTTGGAGTTCGAGGGCGTCCGTGGTGCAAATGTGTTCCCGCGAAACATCGATGATGCGGTTCAGAAAATGCGCGTTGTCGAGCAACGATCTATCCGATTCCGCGATGTAGTAGGCCAAGTCGAGCAGgatcaagatcaacaagacGAAAGCACAGCGCAACGGCGGCAATCGCAAACACAAACACCGTCAGAATTACCTACCTTTATACCGCCTACCCACTACAAGGATATCCCACCCTACGCACAAGGCCGTCTCGTGCACCGATCTGAACCCGATTTGAAGACACATACGTCGTACCTTGTTTTCGCCGTCTTGCCACGCGAGTGgagtgaagaggacgagcGTAAATGTGTGGAGAAATGGCCGAGTCAGactgtggatgaggaggcggcgcagCCTGCTAAGGCGAAGAGTCggaggcagatgaagaaagaggcaAAGGCGGCCGCAGGGGGTGTGAATAAAGCTGAGGAGGCGAATAGGTATGAAAATGAAGGATAG
- a CDS encoding UBA/TS-N domain protein (transcript_id=CADANIAT00006264) — protein sequence MDDLNGLSWSSNSPSDVPKPPPMGSSYLFPAARPQNASGRSTPLSASSRLSNPPSKPATPSGDSFANLVSFGSSNTTRNLPLIEQQKRLQEEKARKEAENRARLEAQYGGQNAQFWDDLEKGGSNNPFASSTAPSRNNTASPDEDDLLAAFNASAPVDASTHFPVPSPSPSLKVPTSEAQSANKPSTLPPRNDMSFNDDDDPFGLNQLKPKSQPAPLLSQNDDDDFLGLLGKPVSELPPPAPPKDSLRADSPDRASPKPTNGMDRAIAELVDMGFPADKASQALRMTSSGTDVPAAVSILLTQAHEESRQKSQNRSAPIDRRSDQSAQRPDRDMPSWMQPERSHTPKSRNESRSPSSTDMDPSQIAANLGTSFLKTANSLWKTGSKKMQQVVNELNSDHDPSQPKWMREASNSEAVPRGRAQQPARNDLTDEALLLESGGPPRPRRNPTRVDEGPAPRAGSDSRRQESGERRMQQPAFMRQQSTSEPRDVKSRLSRFAAEEQSAQAYVSPARRKRPVAQSSAQQASSPGTDLFNSSVQQSAAKANPPRQPPSTSLPTRPKAPPRVIPQVSQSALATAHAQREKAAEAYKRGDYAVAHEAFTNALTALPDKHPIVIIIRSNRAMTALKIGEPKIAISDADSILELVGPAKGETESIDLCNGEPHKPMKDFYGKALVRKAEALEQLEKWADAAQIWKLAVENGHGGSTSIQGRNRCEKAAGISKPAPKPTAPSRRPAAPAPKKKTSALDDLQGAPSASKSASSFEAVNRLREANQAAERSDEEKFALTESVDARLAAWKSGKQDNLRALLGSLDTVLWPEANWKKINMSELIMPNKVKIQYMKGIAKVHPDKIPTDATTEQRMIAGAVFGVLNEAWDKFKAENNL from the exons ATGGATGACCTGAACGGCCTCAGTTGGAGCTCCAACAGCCCTAGCGATGTCCCCAAGCCTCCGCCGATGGGCTCCAGTTATCTGTTTCCAGCCGCGAGACCCCAAAACGCCTCAGGCCGATCTACtcccctctccgcctcctccagattATCGAACCCCCCTTCGAAGCCTGCCACTCCCAGCGGCGACAGTTTCGCAAACCTAGTATCCTTTGGGTCCTCGAATACGACCAGGAATCTTCCTCTTATTGAACAACAAAAAAGATTacaagaggagaaggccaggaaagaagcagagaacCGCGCACGTCTGGAAGCGCAATATGGAGGGCAGAACGCTCAGTTCTGGGACGACTTGGAGAAAGGAGGGAGCAACAATCCGTTTGCCTCTAGTACAGCACCTTCGCGAAACAACACGGCCTCTCCGGACGAGGACGATCTTCTCGCCGCCTTCAACGCCTCAGCACCCGTAGATGCATCCACCCACTTTCCAGTTCCGAGCCCCAGCCCTTCCCTGAAGGTACCTACAAGCGAGGCACAAAGCGCCAACAAACCGAGTACTTTACCACCGAGAAATGATATGTCTTTcaatgatgacgacgatcCGTTTGGTCTCAATCAGCTGAAGCCCAAATCTCAGCCTGCTCCTCTGCTATCTCAaaacgacgacgatgacttCCTGGGCTTGCTAGGCAAGCCCGTTTCCGAGCTTCCACCGCCAGCCCCTCCAAAGGATTCCCTTCGAGCTGACAGCCCAGACCGTGCTTCGCCTAAACCAACGAACGGGATGGATCGTGCCATCGCGGAACTCGTCGACATGGGCTTCCCCGCGGACAAAGCTAGCCAGGCTCTTAGAATGACTTCGTCTGGTACTGATGTGCCGGCTGCCGTTAGTATCCTCCTCACCCAGGCGCATGAAGAGTCCCGGCAAAAATCCCAGAACAGATCAGCTCCCATTGATCGCCGTTCCGATCAGTCTGCGCAGAGACCAGATCGAGATATGCCTTCCTGGATGCAGCCTGAGCGCTCGCACACACCCAAAAGCCGTAATGAATCCCGTTCGCCTTCTTCTACGGACATGGATCCGTCACAGATTGCTGCCAATCTCGGCACCAGTTTCCTGAAGACAGCAAATTCACTTTGGAAAACCGGcagcaagaagatgcagCAAGTAGTCAACGAACTCAACTCCGATCACGATCCGAGTCAGCCGAAATGGATGCGAGAGGCTTCTAATTCTGAAGCTGTTCCTAGGGGACGCGCTCAACAGCCAGCCCGCAATGATCTGACGGACGAGGCTCTTTTGCTCGAATCAGGCGGTCCACCGCGGCCCCGCCGTAACCCTACACGTGTCGACGAGGGGCCAGCTCCTCGTGCAGGGAGCGATTCTCGGCGACAAGAAAGTGGCGAGAGGCGTATGCAACAGCCTGCCTTCATGCGGCAACAGTCTACATCAGAGCCCAGAGATGTAAAGTCACGGTTGTCAAGATTTGCAGCTGAAGAGCAGTCCGCACAGGCATACGTTAGTCCAGCGCGAAGGAAACGGCCAGTTGCTCAATCGTCAGCCCAGCAAGCCTCCAGTCCGGGCACTGATTTGTTCAACTCTTCAGTTCAACAAAGTGCCGCGAAGGCAAACCCCCCGCGGCAACCGCCGTCTACTTCTCTGCCTACGCGGCCAAAGGCTCCGCCTCGAGTTATACCCCAGGTTTCACAAAGTGCCCTTGCAACTGCACATGCTCAGCGGGAAAAGGCAGCCGAAGCCTACAAGAGAGGCGACTACGCGGTTGCTCATGAGGCATTCACAAATGCCCTTACAGCTCTACCTGACAAGCATCCTATTGTGATCATCATCCGCAGTAATCGTGCGATGACCGCTCTGAAGATCGGCGAACCAAAAATAGCAATCAGCGACGCAGACTCCATCTTAGAACTGGTTGGCCCTGCAAAAGGCGAAACAGAAAGCATCGATCTCTGTAATGGCGAGCCCCATAAGCCAATGAAGGATTTCTACGGTAAGGCCTTGGTACGCAAAGCAGAGGCCTTGGAGCAGTTAGAGAAATGGGCGGACGCCGCACAGATATGGAAGTTGGCTGTGGAGAACGGTCATGGGGGAAGCACGAGTATCCAAGGCCGCAACCGCTGCGAAAAGGCCGCAGGTATCAGCAAGCCCGCACCGAAGCCAACAGCTCCTTCACGACGACCCGCGGCCCCGGCgcccaagaagaaaacatccGCCCTTGACGACCTCCAGGGTGCGCCGTCTGCAAGCAAATCAGCATCGTCCTTCGAGGCCGTGAACCGTCTCCGGGAAGCTAATCAGGCTGCTGAACGtagcgacgaggagaagtTTGCTCTGACAGAGAGCGTTGATGCACGTCTGGCAGCGTGGAAGAGCGGCAAACAAGACAACCTTCGTGCACTCCTGGGCAGTCTGGACACAGTCTTGTGGCCTGAGGCCAATTGGAAGAAAATTAACATGTCCGAGCTAATCATGCCGAACAAAGTCAAGATCCAGTACATGAAGGGTATTGCCAAAGTGCATCCTGATAAG ATACCAACTGATGCCACAACAGAACAGCGCATGATAGCCGGTGCTGTGTTCGGCGTGCTAAACGAAGCCTGGGATAAGTTCAAGGCCGAGAATAATCTTTAA
- a CDS encoding cysteine--tRNA ligase (transcript_id=CADANIAT00006262) — protein sequence MPLLPLRHLRLLSSLRSPRPVLFSQLSVLARFMATAREQPAWRQPTAHPEAQSLPSLKVYNSLTKSKTPFIPIDPHGKKVTWYACGPTVYDDAHLGHARNYVSTDIIRRIMRDYFKFNVHFVMNITDVDDKIILRARQQHLFTKFVTAHPTVDEEVLDVAKKAYAAYLKKNLPLLSPELPPSDYSKEVEKAYAVILNGGPLPGNEKAGDDEAKIKMHIKTVSSAANVIVEAEKLDKSAQGTFPERFYTDAQDLLLPYLDALEGSLIDADDHSIFTKLTRKYEERFMKDMDDLNVLRPDELTRVTEYGQEIADFVEKIVENKFGYVSADGSVYFDINAFEAAGFPYARLEPWSRSDNKLLAEGEGSLANKTTEKRSKSDFALWKSSKPGEPSWSSSWGRGRPGWHIECSAMASARLGKHMDIHSGGIDLAFPHHDNELAQSEAYWHSHGDQWVNYFLHMGHLSIQGSKMSKSLKNFTTIREALERKEWTPRSLRIVFLLGGWKDGIEITDELVSAGNSWEDKLNNFFIRVKDPAARQGPASSTDTTLAEALEAAKSAVHEQLCDSFNTPGMMNSISELITKYNIADKSTLNPKDVEAVARWVTYMVNVLGLNGQTPADSREIGWSGIDVPEEAKPFLYPLSAMRDALRQSARAKTLNAGEISKIVEQEAIPEATTEKTKPYATVVSNFRTKVSSLQDSGDLGKEVLALCDRLRDVDLFDLGVYLEDRENLPAIVRPVSRDLIQAREEKAAQALQKQREREAKEKEALKKLEKGKLSHLEMFRTNEYSAWDEEGIPTRDAAGEEIAKSRSKKLRKDWERQKKLHEAWLASQQGSK from the exons AtgcccctcctcccccttcggcatcttcgccttctttcgTCCCTTCGATCCCCCCGGCCGGTTCTTTTCTCTCAGCTATCGGTTCTTGCTAGATTCATGGCTACCGCGCGCGAGCAACCAGCATGGCGCCAGCCGACTGCTCACCCTGAAGCGCAATCGCTCCCTTCGCTGAAGGTCTACAATTCCCTCACCAAGTCGAAGACGCCATTTATTCCGATCGACCCTCATGGGAAGAAAGTGACCTGGTATGCATGCGGACCAACAGTATACGACGATGCGCATCTTGGACATGCTAGGAACTATGTCAGCACGGACATCATCCGGCGTATTATGCGCGATTACTTCAAGTTCAACGTGCATTTCGTTATGAACATAACCGATGTCGATGATAAG ATCATCCTCCGAGCACGACAACAGCACTTGTTCACGAAGTTCGTGACGGCGCATCCTACggtcgacgaggaggttCTCGATGTTGCGAAGAAGGCATATGCCGCTTacttgaagaagaacctGCCGCTATTGAGCCCCGAGCTTCCCCCGTCCGATTATTCCAAGGAGGTGGAGAAGGCTTATGCGGTGATTCTGAACGGGGGGCCTCTGCCGGGTAACGAGAAggccggtgatgatgaagccaAGATTAAGATGCACATTAAGACAGTGTCATCAGCAGCGAATGTCATtgtggaggcggagaagcttGACAAGTCCGCGCAAGGGACCTTCCCTGAACGCTTCTACACCGATGCGCAAGACCTTTTGCTTCCATACCTAGATGCTCTCGAGGGGTCCTTGATCGACGCGGACGACCATTCAATTTTCACGAAGCTTACGCGAAAGTATGAGGAGCGGTTCATGAAGGACATGGATGACTTGAACGTGCTTCGACCGGACGAGTTAACTAGGGTGACTGAGTACGGGCAGGAGATTGCcgacttcgtcgagaagatcGTTGAAAACAAGTTTGGATACGTCTCAGCCGACGGCTCAGTATACTTTGATATTAATGCATTTGAGGCCGCCGGGTTCCCTTACGCGCGACTTGAGCCCTGGAGCCGCTCGGACAATAAGCTACTcgctgagggagagggatCATTGGCAAATAAAACCACTGAAAAGCGTTCCAAGTCCGACTTTGCCCTATGGAAGTCCTCGAAGCCTGGTGAGCCGAGCTGGTCGAGTTCCTGGGGGCGAGGCCGACCGGGATGGCATATCGAATGCTCGGCGATGGCGTCTGCCCGCCTGGGCAAGCATATGGATATCCACTCCGGAGGTATCGACCTTGCGTTCCCTCACCACGATAACGAATTGGCGCAGAGCGAGGCGTACTGGCACTCTCATGGTGACCAGTGGGTCAACTACTTCCTGCACATGGGTCACTTGTCAATCCAAGGGTCTAAAATGTCCAAGTCCCTGAAGAATTTTACAACTATCCGTGAGGCACTTGAGAGGAAGGAGTGGACTCCGCGCAGTCTGAGAATCGTATTTCTTCTTGGTGGATGGAAAGATGGTATTGAGATTACCGACGAGCTTGTCAGCGCCGGTAACTCGTGGGAAGATAAGTTGAACAACTTCTTCATTAGGGTGAAAGATCCTGCAGCCCGTCAGGGGCCCGCTTCGAGTACAGACACCACCCTTGCCGAAGCCTTAGAGGCAGCCAAGTCAGCCGTGCACGAGCAACTCTGCGATTCATTCAACACTCCTGGCATGATGAACTCGATCTCTGAGCTTATCACCAAATACAACATCGCTGATAAATCGACGCTGAACCCGAAGGACGTCGAGGCAGTTGCTCGCTGGGTAACTTACATGGTCAACGTGCTTGGTCTCAACGGCCAGACGCCTGCCGACTCGCGTGAGATCGGATGGAGCGGCATTGACGTTCCTGAAGAAGCCAAGCCGTTCCTGTATCCGCTTTCGGCCATGCGTGATGCTTTGCGACAGTCTGCGCGAGCCAAAACGCTTAACGCGGGTGAGATCTCGAAGATTGTCGAACAGGAAGCCATCCCAGAGGCAACAACAGAAAAGACCAAGCCCTACGCCACCGTAGTGTCTAATTTCCGCACCAAGGTATCGTCACTACAAGACTCCGGAGACCTCGGAAAGGAGGTTCTTGCGCTCTGCGACCGCCTCCGAGATGTTGATCTGTTCGATCTTGGTGTCTACCTCGAGGACAGAGAGAACCTTCCAGCCATCGTCCGCCCCGTAAGCCGCGATCTTATCCAAGCGCGTGAGGAGAAGGCTGCTCAGGCACTGCAGAAACAGCGTGAGCGAGAGgcaaaagagaaggaggcactaaagaagctggagaaggggaagctgAGCCATCTGGAAATGTTCCGGACGAACGAGTATAGCGCGTGGGACGAGGAAGGTATCCCGACTCGCGATGCGGcgggcgaggagattgctaAGAGTCGCTCGAAgaagctgcgcaaggactGGGAACGACAGAAGAAGCTACATGAGGCGTGGCTCGCGAGCCAGCAGGGCAGTaaatga
- a CDS encoding protein mvlA (transcript_id=CADANIAT00006265), with amino-acid sequence MGIFKRKDSKNSIQEQKDDRDSFVSVNSARTSNASLRSPGYKGSGLPSSIPELSIAGPPDPALDPAAYLRSIHAVRQRSHIILRKAKRNQLNHFDVDMTKFAETASYVVSIIKRDYAPDYSSIPPHGRWQHFDVGGRPRVNQLLQSWPSTIDAQERTRRLIDLFVVSVLLDAGAGNKWSYKSKESGKIYSRSEGLAVATLEMFKSGLFSSDPTEPCQVDGAGLKKINVQVLAKAFQHSETNPLAGIEGRAGLLIRLADALNHQDFFGVDARPGNMLVLMDGFASIWPPSRTKIDGLSIGDAWPCSALPRSPPANAWESIVPFHKLTQWLCYSIMVPMSKLMKIHFAGAELLTGLPEYRNGGLLIDLGLLTLKPADLERGLAAYRDNAQIKGQPSMEVVPLFSADDDVVVEWRALTVGFLDDLLEEVNGQLGLLGEDQLTLAQMLEAGTWKMNQGGREIAEVSRPNTKEPPIMIRSDGTVF; translated from the exons ATGGGTATCTTCAAACGCAAGGACTCCAAGAATTCCATTCAAGAGCAGAAAGACGATCGTGATTCTTTCGTTTCCGTCAACAGCGCTCGGACTTCCAATGCATCCTTGCGATCTCCCGGCTACAAGGGAAGCGGGCTGCCCTCTTCCATCCCTGAGCTGTCAATCGCTGGCCCACCGGATCCAGCCCTAGATCCAGCAGCCTACCTACGCAGCATCCATGCTGTTCGACAGAGATCACACATTATTCTCAgaaaggcaaagaggaaTCAGCTTAATCATTTCGATGTTGACATGACCAAGTTCGCCGAAACGGCGTCGTATGTGGTGTCCATTATCAAG AGAGACTACGCGCCCGATTACTCGTCGATTCCTCCTCATGGTCGTTGGCAACATTTTGACGTGGGTGGAAGACCCCGCGTCAACCAATTGCTTCAGTCCTGGCCCAGCACTATTGACGCTCAGGAACGCACTCGACGATTGATCGATCTCTTCGTAGTGTCGGTGCTTTTGGACGCTGGTGCAGGCAACAAATGGTCCTACAAGTCCAAAGAGTCCGGGAAGATCTACTCGCGCAGCGAGGGTCTTGCGGTAGCCACGCTGGAGATGTTCAAGAGTGGGCTTTTCAGCAGCGACCCTACAGAACCCTGCCAGGTAGATGGAgcggggctgaagaagatcaatGTTCAGGTGTTGGCCAAAGCGTTTCAGCACTCAGAGACAAACCCACTTGCCGGTATTGAAGGTCGCGCTGGCCTTCTCATCAGGCTTGCGGATGCACTTAACCACCAAGACTTCTTCGGCGTGGATGCAAGGCCAGGAAACATGCTTG TTCTCATGGACGGCTTCGCTTCAATCTGGCCTCCCTCCCGGACGAAAATTGATGGCTTGTCCATTGGCGACGCCTGGCCGTGTTCCGCACTTCCTCGATCCCCTCCAGCAAATGCCTGGGAAAGCATTGTCCCATTTCACAAGCTCACCCAGTGGTTGTGCTATTCGATCATGGTTCCGATGTCGAAACTTATGAAGATCCACTTTGCTGGCGCTGAACTCCTCACTGGACTCCCCGAATATCGGAATGGCGGTCTCCTAATCGATCTGGGGCTGCTGACTCTCAAGCCGGCTGATCTTGAGCGGGGACTTGCAGCCTACCGAGACAACGCGCAGATCAAAGGACAGCCTAGCATGGAAGTCGTGCCTCTTTTCTccgccgatgatgatgtggtgGTAGAATGGCGAGCACTCACTGTCGGCTTTTTAGATGACCTTCTGGAGGAGGTTAATGGGCAGCTGGGCTTGCTTGGAGAAGACCAATTGACACTGGCCCAGATGCTTGAGGCCGGAACATGGAAG ATGAACCAGGGTGGTCGTGAAATCGCCGAAGTTTCGCGGCCGAACACAAAAGAGCCGCCTATCATGATCCGCTCCGACGGCACCGTATTTTGA
- a CDS encoding Rag GTPase GTR1 (transcript_id=CADANIAT00006266), giving the protein MDGRKKKRKVLLMGKSGSGKSSMRSIIFSNYVAKDVRRLGATIDVEHSHVKFMGNLTLNLWDCGGQDAFMETYLASQRGNIFSDVAVLIYVFDIESREVERDLDTYMAIIAALREYSPHAYVFCLVHKLDLIQAEHRQRIYEERSALIRSRTEHFTIDTFGSSIWDQSLYKAWAGIVHKLIPNLSVIERFLHAFAKRIDAEEVILFERSTFLTVTSVSSEIGDLNPIYDRHERLSNIMKAFKHCAARNTHTTPASAGFVVMHTKTPQFNVFLGRFTDNTYIFIVVPPGEAAYNCAVLNTMLAREGFSKAAGAVHGDGFPLPAPDSPDESNSN; this is encoded by the exons ATGGATGGCcggaaaaaaaagagaaaggtcCTCTTGATGGGCAAGAGTGGCTCAGGGAAATCATCTATGCGGTCGATCATATTTAGCAATTATGTTGCCAAAGACGTACGGCGGTTAGGTGCGACGATTGATGTTGAGCATAGCCATGTCAAGTTCATGGGGAACCTGACTTTGAATCTCTGGGATTGTGGAGG ACAAGATGCTTTCATGGAGACCTACCTCGCCTCGCAACGAGGGAACATCTTCTCCGACGTTGCAGTCCTAATATACGTCTTCGACATTGAATCGCGTGAGGTCGAACGCGATCTCGACACATACATGGCTATTATTGCCGCATTAAGAGAATACAGCCCCCACGCCTACGTTTTCTGCCTTGTCCACAAGCTCGACCTCATTCAAGCCGAGCACCGCCAACGCATCTATGAGGAGCGCTCCGCGCTCATCCGCAGCCGCACAGAACACTTCACGATCGACACCTTCGGGAGCAGCATCTGGGACCAGTCCTTGTACAAGGCCTGGGCGGGCATAGTCCACAAACTCATTCCGAATCTTAGCGTTATTGAACGATTCCTGCACGCTTTTGCCAAGCGTAttgatgctgaggaagtCATCCTCTTTGAGCGCTCTACTTTCCTAACAGTGACATCTGTCTCCTCTGAAATCGGCGATTTAAATCCGATCTATGACCGACATGAACGATTATCAAATATCATGAAGGCGTTCAAGCACTGCGCTGCTCGGAATACACACACGACTCCGGCTTCGGCAGGCTTCGTTGTCATGCATACCAAAACACCTCAGTTTAATGTCTTCCTCGGCCGCTTCACTGACAATACGTACATCTTTATCGTTGTGCCACCAGGCGAGGCAGCATACAATTGTGCCGTGCTGAACACCATGCTCGCAAGAGAGGGCTTTTCTAAAGCCGCAGGTGCTGTCCACGGTGATGGCTTCCCGCTTCCTGCACCCGACTCCCCAGATGAGTCAAATAGCAACTAA
- a CDS encoding AP-1 complex subunit mu (transcript_id=CADANIAT00006267) has translation MASAVFFLDLKGKTLLARNYRGDIPMSAVEKFPILLSDAEEESSAVPPCFSHEGINYLYIRHSNLYILALTKKNTNATEILLFLHKIVEVFTEYFKVLEEESIRDNFVIIYELLDEMMDFGYPQTTESKILQEYITQESHKLEVQARPPIAVTNAVSWRSEGIRYRKNEVFLDVVESLNLLVSATGNVLRSEILGAIKMKCYLSGMPELRLGLNDKVMFETTGRASRGKAVEMEDVKFHQCVRLSRFENDRTISFIPPDGEFELMSYRLNTQVKPLIWVECLVESHSGSRIEYMLKAKAQFKRRSTANNVEILVPVPDDADSPRFRTNIGTVHYAPEKSAIVWKIKQFGGGKEFLMRAELGLPSVKGDDELGGGMTGGFGGSMGGTMQGKAKRPINVKFEIPYFTTSGIQVRYLKITEPKLQYPSLPWVRYITQSGDIAVRMPDVQ, from the exons ATGGCATCGGCGGTTTTCTTCCTAGATCTGAAGGGCAAG ACTCTTCTAGCCCGAAACTATCGCGGAGACATTCCAATGTCCGCCGTCGAGAAATTCCCCATCCTCCTCAgtgacgccgaagaagaaagctccgCGGTACCTCCGTGCTTCTCGCACGAAGGAATTAAT TACCTCTATATCCGTCACAGTAACCTCTATATCCTCGCCTTGACCAAGAAAAACACCAATGCGACGGAAATCCTGCTCTTTCTCCACAAGATCGTCGAGGTTTTCACGGAGTACTTcaaggtgctggaggaggagagtaTCCGGGACAACTTCGTCATTATTTACGAGTTGCtcgatgagatgatggaTTTTGGATACCCTCAAACAACAGAGAGCAAGATCCTACAAGA GTACATCACACAAGAATCACACAAGCTGGAAGTTCAGGCCCGACCACCTATCGCCGTCACAAATGCAGTCTCTTGGCGAAGTGAAGGCATCCGCTACCGCAAGAACGAAGTTTTCCTCGATGTGGTTGAAtctctcaatctcctcgtaTCCGCGACTGGAAACGTGCTACGGTCAGAGATTCTGGGCGCTATCAAGATGAAGTGTTATCTGAGCGGAATGCCGGAGCTCCGTCTCGGCTTGAACGACAAGGTCATGTTCGAGACAACCGGTCGGGCATCGCGGGGTAAGGCcgtcgagatggaggatgtGAAGTTTCATCAATGTGTCCGGCTGTCTCGGTTCGAGAATGACCGCACAATCAGCTTCATCCCGCCGGATGGAGAGTTCGAGCTAATGAGCTACCGTCTGAACACACAAGTTAAGCCACTTATCTGGGTTGAATGTTTGGTAGAGTCGCACTCTGGTTCCCGAATTGAGTACATGTTGAAG GCCAAAGCCCAATTCAAACGCCGCAGCACGGCCAACAACGTCGAAATCCTTGTCCCCGTCCCGGACGATGCTGACTCCCCTCGCTTCCGCACAAACATCGGCACAGTCCACTACGCGCCTGAAAAGTCCGCCATCGTTTGGAAGATAAAGCagttcggcggcggcaaggaGTTTCTTATGCGCGCAGAACTGGGCCTCCCCTCCGTCAAGGGCGACGACGAGCTTGGTGGCGGTATGACCGGTGGCTTTGGCGGGAGTATGGGCGGTACTATGCAGGGGAAGGCAAAGAGGCCGATTAATGTCAAATTTGAGATTCCCTATTTCACAACTAGTGGAATTCAGGTGCGGTATTTGAAGATCACAGAGCCGAAG TTACAATATCCATCTCTGCCTTGGGTCCGGTACATCACGCAGTCGGGGGATATTGCTGTCCGAATGCCGGATGTACAATGA